A portion of the Saccharomyces paradoxus chromosome XV, complete sequence genome contains these proteins:
- the CIR2 gene encoding electron-transferring-flavoprotein dehydrogenase (ETF-dH-like protein~similar to YOR356W), protein MIKFTNRNLISGLRTATLAKSRHLTVKTAMTRKFSLSCRAQNKTTLTEEEKELLIEPRARDYVDVCIVGGGPAGLATAIKLKQLDNSSGTGQLRVVVLEKSSVLGGQTVSGAILEPGVWNELFPDENFGTGIPLPKELATLVTKEHLKFLKGNWAISVPEPSQMVNKGRNYIVSLNQVVGYLGEKAEEVGVEVYPGIAVSDLIYDKNNAVKGVITKDAGISKSGKPKETFERGMEFWARQTVLAEGCHGSLTKQALKKYDLRKGRQHQTYGLGIKEVWEVKPENFNKGFAAHTMGYPLTNDVYGGGFQYHFGDGLVTVGLVVGLDYKNPYVSPYKEFQKMKHHPYYSKVLEGGKCIAYAARALNEGGLQSVPKLNFPGGVLVGASAGFMNVPKIKGTHTAMKSGLLAAESIFESIKELPVLEEIEDEDIKTDIFAKEETINLESYESAFKKSSIYKELYEVRNIRPSFSGRLGGYGGMIYSGIDSLILKGKVPWTLKFDEKNDGEILEPAAEYKPIEYPKPDGIISFDILTSVSRTGTYHGDDEPCHLRVPGQDMVKYAERSFPVWKGVESRFCPAGVYEFVNDEKSSVGTRLQINSQNCIHCKTCDIKAPRQDITWEVPEGGDGPKYTLT, encoded by the coding sequence ATGATTAAGTTCACTAATAGGAACTTAATTAGTGGCTTGCGAACGGCGACTCTCGCAAAGTCACGTCATTTGACTGTAAAGACAGCCATGACGAGAAAGTTTAGTTTGTCGTGCAGGGcccaaaacaaaacaactCTTACcgaagaagagaaagagtTACTAATTGAACCAAGGGCGCGCGACTATGTGGATGTTTGTATTGTTGGAGGAGGACCTGCGGGATTGGCAACAGCAATCAAACTGAAACAATTAGACAATTCGTCAGGAACAGGTCAGCTACGGGTTGttgttcttgaaaaatccaGTGTACTGGGTGGACAAACTGTTTCCGGTGCCATATTAGAACCAGGTGTGTGGAACGAATTATTCCCTGACGAAAATTTCGGTACTGGCATTCCGTTGCCAAAGGAGTTAGCTACGCTGGTGACTAAAGAgcatttgaaatttttaaagGGGAACTGGGCCATAAGCGTTCCAGAACCATCCCAGATGGTCAATAAAGGACGTAACTACATTGTCTCTTTGAACCAAGTCGTCGGATATTTGGGAGAAAAGGCAGAGGAAGTAGGGGTTGAAGTCTACCCTGGAATAGCTGTCTCGGATCTCATatatgataaaaataatgccGTGAAGGGCGTAATCACTAAAGATGCTggtatttcaaaatctggCAAGCCTAAGGAAACCTTCGAACGTGGGATGGAATTTTGGGCGAGACAAACTGTGTTAGCAGAAGGCTGTCATGGTTCCTTAACGAAACAAGccttaaaaaaatatgactTAAGGAAAGGCAGACAGCACCAAACTTATGGATTAGGTATTAAGGAAGTTTGGGAAGTCAAGCCggaaaatttcaacaaGGGGTTTGCAGCTCATACTATGGGGTACCCGTTAACAAATGACGTTTATGGTGGTGGTTTCCAGTATCATTTCGGTGATGGACTGGTCACTGTAGGCCTTGTCGTGGGGTTAGATTACAAGAATCCTTACGTTTCACCATATAAAGAGtttcaaaagatgaagCATCATCCATACTACTCCAAAGTTTTAGAAGGCGGTAAGTGTATTGCATATGCTGCAAGAGCTTTGAATGAAGGTGGACTGCAATCTGTACCAAAGTTAAACTTCCCTGGTGGTGTTTTGGTAGGGGCTAGTGCAGGTTTCATGAATGTTCCAAAGATCAAGGGAACCCATACTGCAATGAAGAGTGGTTTACTTGCTGCAGAAAGTATCTTCGAGTCCATCAAAGAATTACCTGttttagaagaaattgaagacgaagataTCAAAACGGATATCTTTGCTAAAGAGGAGACTATTAACTTGGAATCATATGAAAGTGCATTTAAAAAATCatctatatataaagaaTTATATGAAGTGCGTAATATTAGACCGTCCTTCAGCGGGAGACTTGGTGGATATGGTGGTATGATTTACTCCGGCATTGattctttgatattgaagGGAAAAGTTCCTTGGACACtaaaatttgatgaaaaaaatgacggTGAAATTTTGGAACCTGCTGCCGAGTACAAACCGATAGAATATCCTAAGCCTGATGGTATAATATCATTTGATATATTGACCTCCGTGTCCAGAACCGGAACGTACcatggtgatgatgaacCATGCCACTTGAGGGTTCCGGGACAAGACATGGTAAAGTACGCCGAGAGAAGCTTTCCCGTTTGGAAAGGTGTTGAATCTAGGTTTTGCCCAGCAGGTGTTTACGAGTTTGTCAACGATGAAAAATCTTCTGTGGGTACGAGGCTTCAAATCAACTCACAAAATTGTATCCATTGTAAGACTTGTGATATTAAGGCACCAAGACAAGATATTACTTGGGAAGTACCCGAAGGTGGAGACGGACCAAAATACACACTGACTTAA
- the SNX3 gene encoding Snx3p (Sorting nexin for late-Golgi enzymes~similar to YOR357C): MPREFKSFGSTEKSLLSKGHGEPSFSEIYAEPENFLEIEVHNPKTHIPNGMDSKGMFTDYEIICRTNLPSFHKRVSRVRRRYSDFEFFRKCLIKEISMLNHPKVVVPHLPGKILLSNRFSNEIIEERRQGLNTWMQSVAGHPLLQSGSKVLVRFIEAEKFVG, from the coding sequence ATGCCAAGAGAATTCAAATCCTTTGGGTCTACAGAAAAGTCTTTGCTGTCGAAAGGACATGGAGAGCCTAGTTTCAGCGAAATATACGCTGAGCCTGAGAACTTTTTAGAGATTGAGGTGCACAACCCTAAAACTCACATACCAAATGGGATGGATTCGAAGGGAATGTTTACAGATTACGAAATAATTTGCCGTACAAACTTGCCAAGTTTCCACAAGAGGGTATCGAGAGTGAGAAGACGATACTCTGACTTCGAGTTCTTTCGCAAATGCTTGATCAAGGAAATTTCTATGCTTAATCATCCAAAAGTCGTGGTACCTCATTTACCGGGTAAGATTCTCTTGAGTAATAGATTCAGTAACGAAATCATTGAGGAAAGAAGACAAGGTTTGAATACCTGGATGCAATCAGTAGCCGGGCACCCTCTTTTACAATCCGGTTCTAAAGTCCTCGTGAGGTTCATTGAAGCTGAAAAGTTTGTCGGCTGA
- the HAP5 gene encoding Hap5p (Subunit of the Hap2p/3p/4p/5p CCAAT-binding complex~similar to YOR358W) yields MTDRNFSPQQGQVPQGSLPEGPPHSNTMIQRGDMNMPRQHPQQHQLQEKEDEEREHTRMPVSEEEFRMVQELQAIQAGHDQTNLPPSSRESLEGEDNGNSDGADGEVDEDDEEYDVFRNVGQGLVGHYKEIMIRYWQELINEIESTNEPGSEHQDDFKSHSLPFARIRKVMKTDEDVKMISAEAPIIFAKACEIFITELTMRAWCVAERNKRRTLQKADIAEALQKSDMFDFLIDVVPRRPLP; encoded by the coding sequence ATGACCGATaggaatttttcaccacAGCAGGGACAAGTTCCTCAAGGTTCGCTACCCGAGGGACCACCCCACTCCAATACGATGATTCAAAGAGGGGACATGAATATGCCAAGACAACACCCACAACAACATCAActgcaagaaaaagaagatgaggagAGGGAACATACGAGGATGCCTGTTTCTGAGGAAGAGTTTCGAATGGTACAGGAGCTGCAGGCCATCCAGGCGGGCCATGACCAAACAAATCTACCGCCAAGTAGTCGAGAATCGCTTGAAGGCGAAGATAATGGCAATAGCGACGGCGCAGACGGAGAAGTAGAcgaggatgatgaagagtaTGATGTGTTTAGGAACGTTGGTCAGGGGTTGGTGGGCCACTACAAAGAGATAATGATACGTTATTGGCAAGAATTAATCAACGAGATTGAGTCCACGAATGAACCTGGCTCCGAACATCAGGATGACTTTAAATCACACTCGCTGCCATTTGCGAGGATTCGCAAGGTCATGAAGACTGACGAAGATGTCAAGATGATTAGTGCGGAAGCCCCCATCATCTTTGCCAAAGCCTGTGAGATCTTTATCACAGAATTGACCATGAGGGCTTGGTGTGTGgcagaaagaaataaaaggcGCACTTTGCAGAAGGCAGATATTGCAGAGGCCCTGCAAAAGAGTGACATGTTTGACTTTCTCATCGACGTTGTGCCTAGGAGACCACTTCCATAA
- the VTS1 gene encoding Vts1p (Flap-structured DNA-binding and RNA-binding protein~similar to YOR359W), whose amino-acid sequence MKHPYEEFPTGSKSPYNMSRGAHPGAVLLSPQSSAINNNNSGSNNSNNQGNSSVTANVLSPQSHSMSLNDMLDQQSFMLDTTGTRAQPLQQQQQQQQQQQQQQQASLPSLNIQTISSTAAGSAIVSPMMQSPKAMQSTLSSTSMYLDSFQRSSNNILGLPSQGGSIPLPQSRQSQHQSQPQPQKNDPNIGTNFSQDINQLCSWISMLNSSQQNTVMDNILSILNDDVLKYTKLKLDTLTSTPFISPPLPAIASPIPNRDDTQILNIDSVFSSSPITNEPENADNLLYQNWSPQPHSIPITQPVYDNITDPSQRSKSAEPHVNSSPNLIPGQKQFNNGSSTKYKKLSSDNPNYLSHSLSTSHSFFQPKKRSNMGNEYSSHHHHSLHHPLHNTTSYFSSTPRPSGTESNKSNQNVFNNINTHPNAGATSATSTSTSSTGNTPLSSNSSMNPKSLTDPKLLKNIPMWLKSLRLHKYSDALSGTPWIELIYLDDETLEKKGVLALGARRKLLKAFGIVIDYKERDLIDRSAY is encoded by the coding sequence ATGAAACATCCGTATGAGGAATTCCCTACAGGTTCCAAGTCACCATATAACATGTCTAGAGGAGCTCATCCTGGTGCCGTTTTGCTTTCGCCACAATCAAGTGCTAtaaacaacaacaattcGGGCAgcaataatagtaataaccAGGGCAATTCATCTGTGACCGCGAATGTTTTGTCCCCTCAATCCCACAGTATGTCACTCAATGACATGCTTGATCAGCAATCCTTTATGTTAGACACTACGGGGACTAGGGCTCAGCCGCTccagcagcagcagcaacaacaacagcagcagcagcagcagcagcaggCGTCATTGCCTTCCCTTAATATTCAAACAATATCGTCCACAGCAGCTGGTTCTGCTATCGTTTCCCCTATGATGCAATCTCCAAAAGCAATGCAATctactttatcttcaacGTCTATGTATTTGGATTCATTTCAGAGGTCTTCAAATAATATCCTGGGTCTTCCATCTCAGGGTGGTTCAATTCCCTTACCGCAATCCCGTCAATCGCAACACCAGTCGCAACCGCAACCCCAAAAGAATGACCCAAACATAGGCACGAACTTCAGCCAAGACATTAACCAATTGTGTTCTTGGATATCCATGCTGAATAGCAGCCAACAAAATACTGTAATGGATAATATACTCTCCATCCTGAATGATGATGTTTTGAAGTATACTAAGTTAAAATTGGACACTTTGACAAGCACTCCTTTTATCTCGCCACCGCTACCTGCAATAGCATCACCTATACCAAATAGGGATGACACgcaaattttgaatattgACTCAGTCTTTTCTTCTAGTCCAATTACCAATGAACCTGAAAATGCCGATAATTTGTTGTACCAAAATTGGTCTCCTCAGCCCCATTCTATACCAATTACTCAACCCGTTTATGATAACATCACAGACCCTAGTCAAAGGTCCAAGTCGGCTGAACCTCATGTCAATTCAAGCCCAAATCTCATTCCCGGTCAGAAACAATTTAACAACGGTAGTAGTActaaatataaaaagttGTCATCAGATAATCCAAACTATCTATCGCACTCCCTTTCAACTTCCCATTCCTTTTTCcaaccaaagaaaagatctAACATGGGAAATGAGTACAGTTCTCATCACCATCATTCATTGCATCATCCTCTGCATAATACAACCTCATATTTTTCCAGCACGCCAAGACCATCCGGAACTGAATCTAATAAGTCCAATCAGAACGTGTTCAACAATATCAATACGCATCCCAATGCTGGTGCTACAAGTGCCACATCGACATCCACATCGTCTACCGGAAACACACCTTTATCGAGtaattcttcaatgaatCCAAAGAGCTTGACAGACCCCAAGTTATTAAAGAATATACCCATGTGGCTGAAATCGTTAAGACTACATAAGTATTCAGACGCTTTGAGTGGAACCCCATGGATTGAATTGATTTACTTAGACGACGAgactttggaaaaaaaaggcgtGCTCGCCTTGGGTGCAAGGAGAAAATTGTTAAAGGCTTTTGGAATCGTTATTGATTACAAAGAACGTGATTTAATTGATAGATCTGCTTATTAA
- the PDE2 gene encoding 3',5'-cyclic-nucleotide phosphodiesterase PDE2 (High-affinity cyclic AMP phosphodiesterase~similar to YOR360C), with protein MSTLFLIGIHEIEKSQTIVRNEHYFDRVIELQDMDSLMITLYKDRVSPFPNAHNYETGVSLVLYDPSKFQLTVRQLDVLFKRFFPSFNISAIDHTQEENLQRLECVERENNICRNRITRINHWMYHHHDDTPEGINKNSYSTVNGNSVPTQACEANIYTLLLHLNDAKAQHLQKASVPRLIRNIEFMSFLSDPIEKISQDGSHYWNILSTWDFCALSLSTQELIWCGFTLIKKLSKDAKVLIADNKLLLLLFTLESSYHQVNKFHNFRHAIDVMQATWRLCTYLLKDDPVQTLLLCMAAIGHDVGHPGTNNQLLCNCESEVAQNFKNVSILENFHRELFQQLLSEHWPQLLSISKKKFNFISEAILATDMALHSQYEDRLMHEKPMKQITLISLIIKAADISNVTRPLSISARWAYLITLEFNDCALLESFHKAHRPEQDCFGDSYKNVESPKEDLESIQNILMNVTNPDDIIQDHPYIPNGQIFFINTFAEVFFNALSQKFSGLKFLSDNVRINKEYWMKHKKPQ; from the coding sequence ATGTCCACCCTTTTTTTGATTGGAATACACGAGATTGAAAAGTCTCAAACAATTGTACGGAATGAACACTATTTTGATAGAGTGATTGAGCTTCAAGATATGGATTCTCTAATGATAACTTTGTACAAGGACAGAGTTTCACCCTTTCCGAACGCCCATAACTATGAAACAGGTGTATCTTTAGTTCTTTATGATCCTTCAAAATTCCAATTAACTGTGCGACAATTAGATGTTTTGTTCAAGCGATTTTTCCCATCTTTCAATATTTCTGCGATAGATCATACACAAGAGGAAAACTTGCAACGCCTTGAGTGCGTCGAGCGTGAAAATAACATCTGTCGTAATAGAATAACAAGAATTAACCACTGGATGTACCACCATCATGATGACACTCCAGAAGGTATTAACAAAAACAGCTATAGTACTGTAAATGGGAATTCTGTTCCCACTCAAGCATGCGAAGCAAACATTTACACTTTATTATTGCATTTGAATGATGCCAAGGCACAACATTTACAAAAGGCATCTGTGCCAAGGCTGATTCGCAACATCGAGTTTATGTCTTTTTTATCAGATccaatagaaaaaatttctcaaGACGGATCACATTATTGGAACATTTTATCAACTTGGGACTTCTGTGCTTTATCATTAAGCACTCAAGAATTGATTTGGTGCGGGTTCACGCTTATCAAAAAGTTATCTAAGGATGCGAAAGTGCTCATCGCAGACAATAAGTTACTGCTACTATTATTTACTTTGGAATCATCCTATCATCAAGTTAACAAATTTCACAATTTTAGACATGCCATCGATGTCATGCAAGCCACATGGCGATTGTGTACATACCTTCTTAAAGATGATCCTGTTCAAACTTTACTGTTGTGTATGGCTGCCATAGGTCATGATGTCGGTCATCCTGGGACTAACAATCAACTATTGTGTAACTGTGAATCAGAAGTTGcccaaaatttcaagaatgtCTCCatcttggaaaatttccaCAGGGAATTATTTCAGCAATTATTATCAGAGCATTGGCCTCAATTACTATCtatctcaaaaaaaaaattcaattttatttCAGAAGCCATTTTGGCCACAGATATGGCATTACATTCTCAATATGAGGATCGATTAATGCATGAAAAACCAATGAAACAAATTACTTTGATATCTCTAATTATTAAAGCTGCTGACATCTCTAACGTGACAAGACCCTTGTCAATATCAGCACGTTGGGCATACCTAATCACATTGGAGTTTAATGATTGTGCGCTTTTGGAATCATTTCATAAAGCACACCGTCCAGAACAAGACTGTTTTGGCGATTCATACAAGAACGTTGAATCTCCGAAGGAAGATTTGGAATctattcaaaatattttgatgaaCGTAACCAACCCAGATGATATTATCCAGGACCATCCATATATTCCAAATGgtcaaatatttttcattaatacgTTTGCAGAAGTATTTTTCAACGCATTAAGTCAGAAATTCTCAGgattaaaatttttaagtGATAATGTCAGaatcaataaagaatacTGGATGAAACACAAGAAACCGCAATAG
- the PRT1 gene encoding translation initiation factor eIF3 core subunit b (eIF3b subunit of the eukaryotic translation initiation factor 3 (eIF3)~similar to YOR361C) gives MATETFDDIKLEDIPVDDIDFSDLEEQYKVTEEFNFDQYIVVNGAPVIPSSKVPVLKKALTSLFSKAGKVVNMEFPIDESTGKTKGFLFVECGSMNDAKKIIKSFHGKRLDLKHRLFLYTMKDVERYNSDDFDTEFREPDMPTFVPSSSLKSWLMDDKVRDQFVLQDDVKTSVFWNSIFNEEDSLVEARENWSTNYVRFSPKGTYLFSYHQQGVTAWGGPNFDRLRRFYHPDVRNSSVSPNEKYLVTFSTESIVVEEDNEFSPFTKKNEGHQLCIWDIASGLLMATFPVIKSPYLKWPLVRWSYNDKYCARMVGDSLVVHDATKNFMPLEAKALKPSGIRDFSFAPEGVKLQPFRNGDEPSVLLAYWTPETNNSACTATIAEVPRGRVLKTVNLVQVSNVTLHWQNQAEFLCFNVERHTKSGKTQFSNLQICRLTERDIPVEKVELKDSVFEFAWEPHGNRFVTISVHEVADMNYAIPANTVRFYAPEAKEKTAKNVIKRWSLVKEIPKTFANTISWSPAGRFVVVGALVGPNMRRSDLQFYDMDYPGEKNINDNNDVSASLKDVAHPTYSAATNITWDPSGRYVTAWSSSLKHKVEHGYKIFNIAGNLVKEDVIGGFKNFAWRPRPASILPNAERKKVKKNLREWSAQFEEQDAMEADTAMRDLILHQRELLKQWTEYREKIGQEMEKSLNFKIFDVQPEDASDDFTTVEEIVEEVLEETKEKVE, from the coding sequence ATGGCTACCGAGACTTTTGACGATATTAAGCTAGAGGATATCCCTGTCGATGACATTGATTTTTCCGATCTAGAAGAACAATACAAGGTTACTGAAGAATTCAATTTCGATCAATATATCGTCGTTAATGGTGCCCCAGTCATCCCATCCTCCAAGGTTCCTGTCTTGAAAAAGGCTTTgacttctttgttttctaaaGCTGGTAAAGTCGTTAACATGGAATTTCCAATCGATGAAAGTACCGGTAAGACAAAAGGTTTTCTCTTTGTAGAATGTGGATCTATGAATGACGCtaagaaaattatcaagAGTTTCCACGGTAAAAGATTAGATTTAAAACACCGTTTGTTTCTCTATACCATGAAAGATGTTGAAAGATATAATTCCGACGACTTCGACACTGAATTCAGAGAGCCTGATATGCCAACATTCGTCCCATCCAGTTCTTTAAAATCTTGGTTGATGGATGACAAAGTGAGAGATCAGTTTGTATTACAAGATGACGTGAAGACTAGTGTATTCTGGAACTCCATATTCAATGAGGAAGATTCTTTGGTGGAAGCTAGAGAGAACTGGTCTACTAATTACGTTAGATTCTCCCCAAAGGGTACctatttgttttcttacCATCAACAAGGTGTTACCGCATGGGGTGGTCCAAACTTCGATCGTTTGAGAAGATTTTACCATCCAGATGTAAGAAATTCCTCTGTCTCtccaaatgaaaaatacttGGTCACTTTCTCCACTGAATCAATCGTtgtagaagaagataacgaATTCTCTCCATTtaccaagaaaaatgagGGTCATCAATTATGCATTTGGGACATTGCTTCCGGTCTGCTGATGGCAACTTTCCCAGTGATCAAGAGTCCATACTTGAAGTGGCCTTTAGTTAGGTGGTCTTACAACGATAAATATTGTGCTCGTATGGTGGGGGACAGTTTAGTAGTTCACGATGCCACCAAAAACTTCATGCCATTAGAAGCCAAGGCTTTGAAGCCTTCAGGTATTAgagatttttcatttgctCCAGAAGGCGTCAAATTACAACCATTCAGGAACGGTGACGAGCCTTCTGTTTTATTGGCCTACTGGACTCCAGAGACTAATAATTCCGCTTGTACCGCCACCATTGCTGAAGTTCCTCGCGGTAGAGTGCTAAAAACCGTTAATTTAGTTCAGGTCTCTAACGTAACTTTACACTGGCAAAACCAAGCTGAGTTCTTGTGCTTCAACGTGGAACGTCATACAAAGTCCGGTAAGACCCAATTCAGTAACCTACAAATTTGTAGATTGACTGAAAGAGATATACCAGTTGAAAAGGTTGAATTGAAGGATAGTGTTTTCGAATTCGCCTGGGAACCCCACGGAAATAGATTTGTTACAATTTCTGTTCATGAAGTTGCTGATATGAATTATGCGATCCCAGCAAATACAGTCAGATTTTACGCTCCGGAAGCTAAAGAAAAGACTGCCAAGAATGTCATTAAGAGGTGGAGTTTGGTTAAAGAAATTCCGAAAACTTTTGCCAACACTATTTCTTGGTCCCCAGCAGGTAGATTTGTAGTCGTCGGTGCCTTAGTAGGTCCAAACATGCGTAGGTCAGACTTACAATTTTACGACATGGACTATCCAGGtgaaaagaatatcaaCGACAATAATGACGTTTCTGCTTCTTTGAAGGATGTTGCTCACCCCACTTACTCTGCGGCTACCAATATCACCTGGGACCCATCCGGTAGATATGTTACCGCGTGGTCCAGTTCTTTGAAGCACAAAGTGGAGCATGGTTACAAGATTTTTAATATTGCCGGTAACCTAGTCAAAGAAGACGTCATTGGTGGATTCAAGAACTTTGCCTGGAGACCAAGACCAGCTTCCATCTTGCCTAACGctgaaaggaaaaaggtTAAGAAAAACTTGAGAGAATGGTCTGCTCAATTCGAAGAGCAAGATGCCATGGAAGCCGACACTGCCATGAGAGATTTGATCCTACACCAACGTGAATTATTGAAGCAATGGACCGAATATAGAGAAAAGATTGGccaagaaatggaaaaatctttaaatttcaaaatcttcgaCGTTCAGCCAGAAGATGCCAGCGATGACTTTACTACCGTTGAAGAGATAGTTGAAGaagttttggaagaaaCTAAGGAAAAGGTCGAATAA
- the PRE10 gene encoding proteasome core particle subunit alpha 7 (Alpha 7 subunit of the 20S proteasome~similar to YOR362C): MTSIGTGYDLSNSVFSPDGRNFQVEYAVKAVENGTTSIGIKCNDGVVFAVEKLITSKLLVPQKNVKIQVVDRHIGCVYSGLIPDGRHLVNRGREEAASFKKLYKTPIPIPAFADRLGQYVQAHTLYNSVRPFGVSTIFGGVDKNGAHLYMLEPSGSYWGYKGAATGKGRQSAKAELEKLVDHHSQGLTAREAVKQAARIIYLAHEDNKEKDFELEISWCSLSETNGLHKFVKGDLLQEAIDFAQKEINGDDDDDEDDSDNVMSSDDENAPVATNANVTTDQEGDIHLE; encoded by the coding sequence ATGACCTCAATTGGTACTGGTTACGATCTTTCCAATAGTGTTTTTTCCCCAGATGGTAGAAATTTTCAAGTGGAGTATGCAGTCAAAGCCGTCGAGAACGGTACCACATCAATCGGTATAAAGTGTAACGATGGTGTAGTTTTTGCAGTGGAGAAACTCATTACTTCTAAACTGCTAGTTCCACAGAAAAATGTTAAGATTCAAGTCGTAGACCGTCATATCGGTTGCGTTTATTCAGGTTTGATTCCTGATGGTAGGCACCTGGTTAATCGTGGTCGTGAGGAAGCCGCCAGCTTCAAAAAGTTGTATAAAACGCCCATTCCCATTCCCGCATTTGCAGACCGTCTAGGACAATACGTGCAAGCACACACTTTATATAATAGTGTTAGACCGTTTGGGGTGAGTACCATCTTTGGTGGTGTAGATAAAAATGGTGCACATCTTTACATGTTGGAACCAAGTGGCTCTTATTGGGGCTATAAGGGTGCTGCTACTGGGAAAGGCAGACAATCCGCAAAAGctgaattggaaaaattagTCGACCATCACTCACAAGGTCTTACAGCTAGAGAGGCTGTTAAGCAAGCCGCAAGGATTATCTACTTGGCACACGAGGacaacaaagaaaaggacTTCGAATTAGAGATAAGTTGGTGTTCACTATCGGAAACAAACGGTCTGCACAAGTTTGTTAAGGGTGATCTGCTACAGGAAGCCATCGATTTCGCCCAAAAGGAGATCAAcggtgatgatgatgacgacgaaGATGACAGCGATAATGTCATGTCCAGTGATGATGAGAACGCTCCAGTGGCTACGAATGCAAACGTTACCACAGACCAAGAGGGTGATATTCACCTAGAATAG